In Euphorbia lathyris chromosome 2, ddEupLath1.1, whole genome shotgun sequence, the sequence atccgaagaatctgccacacatcatgcagctagatagtcatctccccgaacggcatgtggaaggagttcgtatcgggctgccaccgctccacgaatgCAGTCAatagcggagtgtcgaggttcttaaacatggcatgtggaaggtgagacaaaccagtcctttcgatcatctccctcagctgtaaaatgacacatatacaatttatacaattactgaatgttttttatgtttatagttaaaaatacacaTTTCAATAAATGAAATTGCACTATATTATgcttacctcgggtgacgcaccagaaaaccactgacacaaatctcggcatgctgttgatctgttgtagcatgtccgaaacgaccgaatctctcctcccaacatccgtgaggcaacatgtcctagaaaactaggaatcatggaaccatcaacgggaccaccatcaaccggtgcagtaactaaccagctctcgtcctcactagctttgggacgtttgcttgtccctgaaaattataaaattatattaaaatatcctaaaaaatactaaattatactaaaaaatactaaaattatactaaaatatacttaaattatactaaaatatactaaaaatatactaaaatatactaaaatatactaaaattatactaaattatactaaaattatactaaaatatacctaaattatactaaaattataaattataataaaatatacctaaattatactaaaattatactaaaatatactaaattatactaaaaatatactaaaattatactaaaatatactaaaatatacctaaattatactaaattatactaaattatactaaaattatactaaaatatacctaaattatactaaattatactaaattatactaaaagatactaaaattatactaaattataaatatactaaaatatactaatatactaaaattataaaaaatacctgtactcgcaaaacgacctcctacgcgctgggtcggctgtctccccggggtcggctgctcatcgctctcctcaacctcgcgatcatgtgcaactgcagactgtcgcactgcccgggctgccacatccaggtagtcttgaaaagaatcgctatcaggctgtctgtcatcaaaatcagtcgccccctctgatccatgaatatcgggctgatccacaatcggccccctcctcacctgctccgtcgcagcccctctcagTCTACGAGTAGATCCatcaataccacgcaatctcgtatgccgtggtgtatcatcatcgtcgtccatatctagacgacgagcagatgacgggatggatttcccacccctagtaggccgctccgtctataaaaaaaattacactaaattaataaaattgtaaataatgtaaattatactaaatttataaaattatgctaaaataatactaaattaatacaattgataataataaattacactaaattaataacattataataaattatactaaagttatactcaatttatactaaattatactaaatttatactaaattttactaaaatactactaaattaatacaattgataataataaattacactaaattaataaaattataataaattatactaaagttatactcaatttatactaaattatactaaatttatactaaatttataaaattaccctaaattaataaaattgtaaaaatcatgctaatactatactaaaattatactaaaattaaactaaaattataaaattacactaaataactaaaattttaaataatataaatttttataaaaaaacaacgtggggcgtaagggaatcacgtCCGAACCACTGggcgggcgtatgaacatcacgccatatcagtggttcgggcgtatgagtatcacgccctaccACTGGTGCGGGCaagtggctatcacgcccgcaccactggtcgggcgtgatactcatacgcccgaaccgcagatcgggcgtgattctcatacgcccgactgcgattccggcgattTTTTTCAAACCACCAACAGATTCAATTCGAGCTacaaatcaacgaaataaagcggtaaatcttaccattttagctttttctttacggtttctgtcaccatccatgattcggttcactaatttgtccggatttgagtAAAAATCGTATAGGgctcttgagaggttttgggttttttcaaatttagtacAAAGGGTAGTTCGATCTATTCACGGGGCTAAAAGTATAAATTAGTGGCTGAGTTTAGTAAACCATCTTTTAAAAGTTCCGGACTCCTGAATCTACCGCACCCTTTTCCTTCTCAAACCAGAGGTCCGCACTCTGCAGTAAAAGAGAAAGGTAGCGACGAGTAAGCAAGCAGAGAAAGGAAGCAGCAGCCATGTCGTTTATGAGAGGAGATTTGCTTACGAGAACCAGAAAGCTCGTCAAGGGCATGGCCAAGGCCGAGCCTTCTTGGCTCAAAGCCATGGAACAGTCAGTCTCTCCTCTCTCTTTTTTTAAATCTTATATCGTAATTACTTCTCAAAGTGCTCAAAGTTTGATCTAAATCTTCTTATATGATAGCGATGGTAACAAACAATTTTCGTTGACATCTCTTTGTAATGGTAGAACTACTTCATAACTctctttcttccttttcttaATCTGTGTAATCGATTGCATTTTCAGGGCACCGCCGGCTACTTTCCCTCGTTCCGATGGGAAAATTAAGAAGATCAGTCTCCCAGAGGATCCTTACATAAAAAAGTTCTTCTCGGCACATCCGGATTCGAAATATCACGATGCCATcaagtatttaattttattccTGCTATTGATATTATCAATTTCAGTTCCTATTTTCGGTGCCATAGGTTTCAATTCTTCTGCTGTTGTGATCGGAAATTAATTCAGTTTACTGGCTGCCTCCAAATGCTGGAATATGAATGCTGATTGGATGCATATAaccataattttaaatattttcctgaatttatttttagttatttCGGCTTATGTGAATATGCTTTTGACCTACATCAAGAACATTATTACTTGTTTTTTGATTCAAAGATTTAGTAATGTTATCTGTTCTGATCACTAACATGCCTGAATTTCAAAGAATAATGTAGAATTTTAGGTTAAACCTTCGATTTTGTTGAATGGGTGCTGGAAGTTTGAAGCTTGGTTGAATATAAGTTATGGTTTTGCTGTTGTTAGAACTTTTTGTAGTGTGGGATTTTTGGTCCAGCTGGCTCAATTTCTTCAATGCTGATCAATTCATGAGCATTAATGAAAGTATAGATATTATTGCACATGTTGATGTCTTTTGTTTGTGCATTTGAATAGCCATTGATGCTTGCGGCTTTGCTTGATAATTCTCAGCATAGAATGCTTTGTAGCTTTACAATCACAATGAGATTTTGGCTTCAGCTGCAAATCTAAAACCAAAAAGGGCACCAATTGAAATAACCGAAATCAGAACATAAAAAGAATTTGATTTCAATCATGCTTTGTTTTTTGCAGGATTTCTGCATTTGATCCTCCTCCAGCCCGTATATTTGGTCTACGGGTTGTTGAGTTGAAGGAGCAGGGAGTTGGTGAGAAGCAAGCTATGGCCGTAGCTGATGTATGTTTTCTCTGGATTCTTTCCTTTTGCTTCTCCCGTAGACATTGAATCctcttttcttattcttttcctAGTGCTTATCGCTACGTTTTTCTGGTGTGTAGATGGAATATCGGgcagagaagaaagaaaaaaagaaggcaTATGCTCGATTGAGAAAAATTGCTCGTCTTCAGGGTAAAAGACCTCCACCAAATCCATATCCTAGTCCCATTAAGGAAATTCAAGCTGAGGAAAGGAAGTATGTTCGTGACCGGTTTTTTAATCCGAATATTCGTCAAATCCTGAATAGGATGAAAGAAGAGCAGGCAGCTGAGGCATTTGACAGACAACAAAGGGGTGGATGGTAATACGAGAGAAGCTTTTTTGTTGCTTCAGTAATGTTAGTAATAAGCCGGCCAAATACTAGTAATTTTTGTTTGTTATAATTGGAATGACATGGCAAAGTATGTTTAGACTTGTACATTTGATTTGCCCCATTTAAATTACCATTCGTTTTAGGGGCAAGCCCTGGAATTTCTTATTGTTAGTTTCTACAATTTTGTAATACCTGTTGTTCAGTAGCAATTTGATATCTATATTTCGACAATGCAGTTACCGAATTATTTCAGAACAAGGGTGGCAGTTCTTTTAAGTAGGCCATGTTCGTATGTGTAGTTATCGAGTTAGTGTTAAATGACTCGACTTTAATTTTATCGAAAAAGTTCATATCATAAACGTGTCAATCCTTTTAGTTTTGTGTCATTTTGGCAGGTTTCGTATGACTAACTACTACCTCTTTGGATTAACAGGTTAACTCTTACCCTCTAAAAGTTTGACCTAAACTCTATGTCATAAACACATAATCCGTGGCTTTAAGCACTttttggcccctgatctatccaaaatttgtgcatttggcccCTAACCTTTTATTTAgtcatatttggcccctgacctatcaaattagataaaattcaacccatattgaatgaaaaattaactttaTTGGAAAATTAACTGCAGTCACCAATacaaaaacgacacatgacacataagtaaaattaattttcaactggAGATGACAATAGTAACTATTTTACAcagtaaaaaaatcctaaaaactttttctagtgttttaatagagtgaaaattaattttatttatgtgtcatgtgtcatttttgtattggttactgtcgttaattttccaacagagttaattgttcattcaatatgggttggattttatctaatttgataggttaggggccaaatatgaccaaataataggtcaggggccaaatgcacaaattttagataggtcaggggcaaaaagtgctttaagcccATAATCCGCTAATATCATCAATTTGTGTATGTATGTACATATCACATGGATTCAAGTTACATCAGAGACAaagtaataaagaacataaTATCAAACAATTGAATTATATGGCCACAATTTTTATTTGTAAACCAATTGTACCATTAACATAGCCCGGGAACAAACTAGATCGGGAATCCTATATTTTACACAAGTCTGCAACTCTTACAGTAGCTCACATTACACTCAACCTGAATTTAGCAAGAATGGAGATTATAATGATAATACATCTAAAGTTGTATGCAAAACTGGCTAACTAATTGGCTTCTATAAACTAGATCGGGAATCCTATATTTTACACAAGTCTGCAACTCTTACAGTAGCTCACATTACACTCAACCTGAATTTAGCAAGAATGGAGATTATAATGATAATACATCTAAAGTTGTATGCAAAACTGGCTAACTAATTGGCTTCTATAATTGATCATGGCTGTCGACCACCTTCAATCCCCAGCTCATGTCTTCACAATTTTTGACATGAGGAACAATTGCAGCGGTATCTGTTCCTGCCTTAGCCTTGCAATCATAATAGGGAGGAGCATGGAAACAAGGATCCATTGACATTGCACGGCGACAAGGTGGATCTGGAGCTGTTTCATTCTCAGGTTTGTACAGTATCCACGGCCGCAAACCTCCAAGTCCTTGTGCTACATAGCCAAAGGTTGACCATGAACTTGTGACCAAcacatcagtcaaactaaggaGGTACATTTCGGCCCACGCCTTCCTGTTGTGCATCTTCTTCTCCGTTTGTTGATACTCCTCGTGACTTGGCTGGTAAACACCAATGACATCCCCAGTCACAGTTGGGTGTTCCCAGTACATGTTCTTCAGATTCTCAGAGTACCCTGAACTCAGTGATGCTACTAAGACAGCTTTCAACTTTGGATTTTCTGAAAGATTGATATCAGTGTCTTGCATATCTACTTCAGGCAACAGCTTCTCCTTCAGTGTACATGCTACAATTTGATCCATCACATGTTTAAAGGGACCAGGTCGTGCGTCGAAAACTCTTATTTGAAGGCCAATACGCTCATCTGCCTTGGCCAAGTAAGTTTGATAATACCTAGTGATTAATCCCCACACAACATTAGAAGGATGGAAAAGATAACGCCCCAAGTGGTGGAAAACAGTCCCTTTCTCAGGGAATAATCTGTCCAGATCTTGCTCAAAAGATGAAAGCAAGAAAAGAGATGGGACAAAGTAATTATCCGATTTCACAATCAACCAGGGGACTTTTGCCAGAAGAGATTGATCTTCATCGCAGAAGAAAAGCTTATCATGGTCATCATAATCGTGAACCAGATGGACGTATACATACGACAGAATTGACTCTGCTGAAGCATTTACGACATTGTTCTTCAGCATGTTCCCATAAGAAAGAGAAGATTTCTGATCAAAACTCTCAAactgatcaatgaaaggaaacTCCAAGGGTAGCAACCATGACTTCTCCGGAAATGGCTCGCAGAAGAGATCAGACATGTCCTTGCCTCGGTCAACAAGAAGAACTCTATTCGTCAAGAGAGCATAAAGAAACGTTGAAGCTAAGGATAGTATCCTGTTGCCTAAGCCACTAAAAGATATCCACACAACATATCTACAGTCTACAGAATCAATTGTTTGGCCAGAATTAAGTTGTTCAAGAGCCTTTTTGTAGGATTCGGTATCTGGTCCACAACGTTTATGAAGATCCTCGTAAGCTCTGAGTCGAGAAATGAGATGTGAAGAAAGCTTATGGAGTGAAGACTTTCGATATAGAAAGGCCTGATATCTACTGGAGCAAGAAGTTTCATCCAATCCAGAAGCAAGAAGGCCGCCAAGCAGTTTGTTATTATTCTTGTCTGTAGGTTGTAATAAAACATTTCCTGAGCCtgaatagaataaaaaatgaaaacaaacttCATACACCATATCAATAAAGCTCAATCTGCACCCATTGCTCAAATAGATCTCTATTTACTTGTGTAATCCAATACATACATTTTCAAATTCAGCAGCATGAAGTAAAAATTGGATCACACTTCAAACACAGGACAAGAACAGTGAACATACAGAAGGCATAAGGATGATAGTTACTCAAGACCTAACTTCCAATTCAAATCTCTTATAAGCTAATAAAAGAAGGAACATTTCTGAATCAAATAGTCAAGCTTGAAATTCAATGAACACAACCCCTAAAATGCCAAAATTCACTGAAACTGGAAATGCTAGAACAGATCCAAATGACATTGCTGATAAACAACAGAGAAGTTAATCAAATGAGAACTGATAGAGGTTGAAGAAACTGACCTGATCCAAGTCCTAGCGATGTAAATGCAGTAAAATTAGGTCGCGGTCCAGTTTCGAGAACTCTAGCATCAGCGAATCCGAAAGAGCGGTCAGAGGGAGAATGACGAAGCATCAAGGAGAGAGCGAGCAAGACAGACAAAACAATTAAAGCAATTGCCGAAATCCTTGTAGTATTCATAGTGGTGGAACCAAATCTCTTCACTCTGAGGCGTGAGAGATGAGACATGTCCTGATCTGTGTACTCAGAAGGTGATAATCGCTTTCTTGCTGAAGTATTTAGATCCATCTAATCAAATTACTTCATTTTTCTACTTCACCTGCTTTTGTTTTCCGCCCACAATTTTTGCCTATACCAATTTGAACTTTGGAGGTGAGAATCTGCGTTCAGTGCTAGTGTTCCGGCATCTGCTTTCTCAACTTCTTTAGAACGCCGTTTTACACTGTTATACTTAATAATGGTAATTAAGGCTAatctatctattatatatataaaatgtgggaaaattacaaaattgggtcaaatggttttccatttatatatttaatccatttactcaacctactatatatctagattgtttttctgtgactttctcaaaataccctcaatatgtttgtaattttacggCGCGGttgtctccctcccgtctgacttcgcagattctagcatatgtgaagcctgcgaatctaatgtttggtttagttgatgatgttaattagcatatgtgaagtctgaatgtgtttttaacaaaattcgctaagtggtatataacaacaaCAAGGGAttccaacattaaaatcataacattatcaaaatttacaataaaattgccacaataacaacactaaaatcataatattatcaaaatttacaacaagattgccacaataaactcctaagaAATCATTTTAAAGCGAACGTGACGAATCTGGACAAAAATTTCTCCCTGTATTGAAAGtccagactttttgggatgaTAAATGGAAGTTCATACCTTTTGGGATGCACGTATCACATGGTAAACAACAAGATTGGCACAATAACTCATaaccaatcattttaaagtgaatgtgACCAATCTTGAAATGGAAGTTTaggccttttgggatggatgtctcTCACGGACCCCAATATGATGCCTTCCAGAAAtagatgttatgtattcaaccacctttagaaaaatttaatcgtgttagtcagaaaaaaggaagatttggtttcgcgaaatgaggattcgcTACGTACGCGATgagaaatgtgacgctctgacttcgcgaaacgatgattacgcGGAGTCTGCGGGAGAAATTTATCAaattacctcgcaaacttcgcgtaatcaTCGTTTTACGAAGttaaatcgataaatttctccccgCAGAACGCAGAGAAAacagtatatacttacatttttcgacaaaaacaatatgataaactggggaaaacgatggaaataacgtagaatcaccatttgatcgatggtcacaagaagaaagaaaccaagaaacgagtaggaaatggaagatgaagaaccatggcttcgtttttcTAAGATTAGGAAGATAAAGAAttaagagatgaagagaggaagaagatgttggtcccgtgtgattagttccaagggggggttaggaactaatgtaactttttcgctttaattatgctgacttaattcaatcctttgagtttcacaactcagctttggtcagcgtagctgagtgaggcgtaagacgtctttagtcagatactgactagaactgttttacttgtgagttgggaaatgacacttttgtggtcagcttccaactcagcactctgatttactcagtgtcagcttaaacaatttatacactgagtaaatatagcaagcaacacatacatatatatattgaaagagagcaacttatcctggttcggcttctccgcctacgtctagtccccagaatccttctgggctttttaaatccaatactgagctctttaaaggtaaagcacaaaccgtttacaaggcagttgaatatgcaagagtaccgtcctctattcgtctactcaactccactaagcgctacaacccaacacttagattttctctaccactgagtaccaaaccgagtactcagcacactctctcaatactatgattgatacaagattgttctctttcagacaaagaacactttagatgattacaaagaaaatcactctagcatttacacaggaatagaaatttggtgtaagatctctttcttgtattgatgtgcttttgtatgtatgctcttattctctttttgttttcacaatcggccaaggatccaagaagtatacttgtccttttatagttgtattctgaagacttgttcatttgaattctggatttgtccgttgaatccaaatggctcctttttgagacaaggatctggtcagcttcagatttgcaggccaatcctgtcgtctgaattccgcaggcgtcaggtttgtcttcttctcgcaggtttcgcctttttgtgccagtttgtcttttagcaaaagaacagttgacccatgcatcttgaaattggcttttgcg encodes:
- the LOC136217761 gene encoding uncharacterized protein, yielding MSFMRGDLLTRTRKLVKGMAKAEPSWLKAMEQAPPATFPRSDGKIKKISLPEDPYIKKFFSAHPDSKYHDAIKISAFDPPPARIFGLRVVELKEQGVGEKQAMAVADMEYRAEKKEKKKAYARLRKIARLQGKRPPPNPYPSPIKEIQAEERKYVRDRFFNPNIRQILNRMKEEQAAEAFDRQQRGGW
- the LOC136217762 gene encoding galactoside 2-alpha-L-fucosyltransferase-like; its protein translation is MDLNTSARKRLSPSEYTDQDMSHLSRLRVKRFGSTTMNTTRISAIALIVLSVLLALSLMLRHSPSDRSFGFADARVLETGPRPNFTAFTSLGLGSGSGNVLLQPTDKNNNKLLGGLLASGLDETSCSSRYQAFLYRKSSLHKLSSHLISRLRAYEDLHKRCGPDTESYKKALEQLNSGQTIDSVDCRYVVWISFSGLGNRILSLASTFLYALLTNRVLLVDRGKDMSDLFCEPFPEKSWLLPLEFPFIDQFESFDQKSSLSYGNMLKNNVVNASAESILSYVYVHLVHDYDDHDKLFFCDEDQSLLAKVPWLIVKSDNYFVPSLFLLSSFEQDLDRLFPEKGTVFHHLGRYLFHPSNVVWGLITRYYQTYLAKADERIGLQIRVFDARPGPFKHVMDQIVACTLKEKLLPEVDMQDTDINLSENPKLKAVLVASLSSGYSENLKNMYWEHPTVTGDVIGVYQPSHEEYQQTEKKMHNRKAWAEMYLLSLTDVLVTSSWSTFGYVAQGLGGLRPWILYKPENETAPDPPCRRAMSMDPCFHAPPYYDCKAKAGTDTAAIVPHVKNCEDMSWGLKVVDSHDQL